The Methanomicrobia archaeon genome contains a region encoding:
- a CDS encoding CoA-binding protein, which translates to MNTNLIQEFLRKENVFAVVGVSSNPEKYGHQVYKDLKEAGYVVYPVNSHIDEVLGAKCYPSLSDLPEKPDVVDTVVPPAVTEKIVKECKALGIDKVWMQPGSESTKAIEFCEKNGIKVVHDVCVMVKRREVRRT; encoded by the coding sequence GTGAACACCAATCTGATACAGGAATTCCTTCGGAAAGAGAACGTCTTCGCCGTCGTCGGCGTTTCCAGTAACCCTGAAAAGTACGGCCATCAAGTCTACAAAGACCTGAAAGAGGCTGGCTATGTGGTTTACCCCGTGAACTCCCATATCGACGAAGTTCTGGGTGCTAAATGCTATCCGTCACTCAGCGACCTGCCCGAAAAGCCAGACGTCGTGGATACTGTCGTTCCCCCCGCAGTTACCGAAAAAATCGTAAAGGAATGCAAAGCGTTAGGGATCGATAAGGTGTGGATGCAGCCCGGTTCCGAATCCACGAAGGCGATCGAGTTCTGCGAAAAGAACGGCATAAAAGTCGTGCATGACGTCTGTGTGATGGTGAAGCGGCGGGAAGTGCGACGGACGTGA
- a CDS encoding geranylgeranyl reductase family protein encodes MKSYDVIVIGAGPAGATAAARVADSDLHTLLLEKEHLPRPKICGGAVSQRALSLLTAANLRLPELKTFRNCTSMQLGTFDLDSTANLATISFDTEAAYLTDRAEFDYALVQNAISNGVDVQQNVMATSITKEHAHFIITGDDFSAKATYLLCADGVNGTSASLLGFRDTWTADNVGLCIESTIMDYEPPPAPLNFYFGGVTWGYAWFFDKGHHASIGTGAVRTDASDLRRLFNSFVKHSGYTNAPENLKLNAWRIPATGGISGKIAKGNALLLGDAAGLVDPFLGEGISYAIQSGTIAADCIINNDVGDYRKRIEEAITSDLKYARILQKIVKLDPKRFVTLLAHDTAIAREYVKIIVGDSTYRQFLKNTFKQLVF; translated from the coding sequence ATGAAAAGCTATGACGTAATAGTAATAGGAGCAGGCCCTGCGGGTGCAACTGCAGCGGCGAGAGTAGCCGACAGTGATCTTCACACCTTGTTACTAGAGAAGGAGCATCTTCCACGCCCGAAGATTTGTGGTGGAGCGGTTTCTCAACGAGCTTTATCGCTCTTAACCGCGGCGAATCTACGATTACCCGAACTCAAGACGTTCAGAAACTGCACGTCTATGCAACTGGGCACGTTTGATCTCGATTCGACTGCGAATTTAGCAACAATATCATTCGACACTGAAGCGGCGTACCTGACGGACCGGGCTGAGTTTGATTACGCCCTTGTCCAGAATGCGATTTCGAACGGCGTGGACGTACAGCAGAATGTAATGGCCACCTCGATCACAAAGGAGCACGCGCACTTCATCATAACCGGGGACGATTTCAGCGCTAAAGCAACGTACCTTTTATGCGCCGATGGCGTAAATGGCACCTCTGCATCATTGCTTGGGTTTCGTGATACGTGGACTGCTGATAACGTCGGGTTATGTATTGAATCAACGATAATGGACTACGAGCCGCCACCAGCACCGCTCAATTTCTATTTCGGTGGCGTCACGTGGGGATACGCGTGGTTTTTTGATAAAGGTCATCATGCGTCAATTGGCACGGGTGCGGTACGTACAGACGCCTCTGATTTGAGACGGCTCTTTAACTCCTTTGTAAAGCATTCCGGCTATACAAACGCACCGGAGAATTTAAAACTAAACGCCTGGCGGATACCCGCAACGGGCGGGATTTCAGGGAAGATTGCGAAGGGGAACGCGCTTTTGCTCGGCGATGCCGCCGGGCTGGTCGACCCGTTCTTAGGCGAAGGGATCTCGTATGCAATCCAGAGCGGTACAATCGCAGCGGACTGCATCATTAACAATGACGTCGGTGATTATCGTAAAAGGATAGAGGAAGCAATAACCAGCGACTTGAAGTACGCACGAATTCTGCAGAAGATCGTTAAGCTCGATCCGAAACGATTTGTTACCCTGCTGGCTCACGACACCGCAATAGCACGCGAATATGTTAAAATCATCGTAGGTGATTCAACGTATCGGCAATTTTTGAAGAATACGTTTAAGCAGCTAGTTTTTTGA
- a CDS encoding amidohydrolase family protein, which produces MQVGELTLSGTVVAGDDFEAIEGYVVIENGAIKELGEAKVETAIEGIIIPAFVNAHTHIGDSVIKEPDSMPLEQLVGPEGFKHRILAETPYETLVSAMRATVEDMVATGTQLFADFREGGVLGVKALKEAFDLAEGQNRLRTKIFGRPARGLETEDTTELFEVIDGIGISSVADYPLATVKALAAETKRRKKMFALHAGERNAEDIPDALELEPDFLVHLLSASPHDFRVMHDKNIGAVVCIRSNLITGSGLPPLSQMLETGITVGVGTDNVMLNAPDMFSEMEFISKLFQIDEREMLKLCTLNAAKVLKEAGSIGSIEEGKKANLVVIRTDTPNMSNVRNPIKGVVRRATRNDIAAVIYEGRIVSGYRTDEKL; this is translated from the coding sequence ATGCAGGTGGGAGAACTCACGCTTTCCGGAACCGTCGTGGCGGGCGATGATTTTGAAGCGATAGAAGGGTATGTCGTCATCGAGAACGGCGCGATAAAAGAGCTTGGCGAGGCGAAGGTAGAAACAGCAATAGAAGGCATTATCATTCCCGCGTTCGTCAATGCGCATACGCACATCGGCGATTCCGTAATAAAAGAGCCGGATTCGATGCCGCTCGAGCAGTTAGTGGGCCCTGAGGGTTTCAAGCATCGAATATTGGCGGAAACGCCGTATGAAACGCTCGTCTCCGCGATGCGCGCTACCGTTGAGGATATGGTTGCCACGGGGACACAGCTGTTCGCGGATTTCCGAGAAGGTGGCGTTTTGGGTGTGAAAGCACTGAAAGAGGCTTTTGACCTGGCAGAAGGACAGAATAGGTTACGCACGAAGATTTTTGGTCGACCCGCTCGTGGACTGGAAACCGAAGATACTACCGAGCTTTTTGAGGTGATAGACGGAATCGGCATCAGCAGTGTTGCGGACTATCCGCTGGCAACAGTGAAAGCGTTAGCCGCGGAGACGAAACGCAGGAAGAAGATGTTCGCACTCCACGCCGGTGAACGGAACGCCGAGGACATACCGGACGCGCTAGAACTAGAGCCTGATTTCCTCGTGCATCTTCTCAGCGCGTCGCCGCACGACTTCCGCGTAATGCATGATAAGAACATTGGCGCCGTGGTGTGCATTCGGTCCAATTTAATAACCGGTTCAGGGTTGCCACCATTATCGCAGATGCTCGAAACGGGGATAACCGTAGGTGTCGGTACCGATAACGTCATGCTCAATGCGCCGGACATGTTCAGTGAAATGGAATTCATATCGAAGCTGTTTCAGATCGACGAACGCGAAATGCTGAAGCTGTGCACGCTCAATGCTGCGAAGGTACTGAAGGAGGCGGGATCGATAGGCTCGATAGAAGAAGGAAAAAAAGCGAATCTTGTGGTGATACGAACCGATACACCGAATATGAGCAATGTGAGGAATCCAATCAAGGGCGTGGTGCGAAGAGCGACACGGAACGACATTGCGGCAGTGATCTACGAAGGGCGGATTGTAAGCGGTTATCGAACTGATGAAAAGCTATGA
- a CDS encoding class I SAM-dependent methyltransferase family protein, producing the protein MKLKEALKGVVDEKMRSKLVKSYDLIGDIIVIRIPPDVYSQREMIAEALHMIYPRVRTIAAIPLYSHTAERYRTRELEVIWGEERLETTYKEHGCSFKANLDHVFLTPRLSHERMRIAKHVAPGETIINMFAGVGCFSILIAKLQSQTKIYSIDVNPYAYEYMKENVALNKVEGQVIPIRGDARDETEKLQGVADRVLMPLPEQAHAFLPSAVRALDLGKEGSGERAETGTDRMIHYYAVSTGLKEAALFSVPFKRAQDSIASVFGNSVRVELDERRIVRSVAPRTYHVALDLRCARASD; encoded by the coding sequence ATGAAATTGAAAGAGGCGTTAAAGGGTGTAGTAGACGAAAAGATGCGGAGTAAGCTGGTGAAATCGTACGACCTCATCGGCGATATAATCGTCATACGGATTCCGCCCGACGTGTATTCACAACGGGAGATGATCGCCGAGGCGCTTCATATGATTTATCCCCGGGTGCGCACCATCGCGGCGATTCCGCTCTATTCGCATACCGCTGAGCGTTACAGAACGCGGGAGCTCGAGGTGATCTGGGGCGAGGAACGCCTGGAGACCACGTACAAAGAGCACGGCTGCAGCTTCAAAGCGAACCTTGACCACGTCTTCTTAACACCCCGGCTCTCACATGAGCGAATGCGCATCGCGAAGCACGTCGCGCCGGGCGAAACAATAATCAACATGTTCGCAGGTGTCGGCTGCTTCTCCATTCTCATCGCGAAGCTACAGTCCCAAACGAAGATTTATTCCATCGATGTGAACCCGTACGCGTATGAGTACATGAAGGAGAACGTGGCATTGAACAAGGTGGAAGGGCAGGTGATACCTATCCGTGGCGATGCGCGAGACGAAACGGAGAAGTTACAGGGCGTTGCAGACCGGGTGCTCATGCCGCTGCCGGAACAAGCGCATGCGTTCCTGCCCTCTGCGGTACGAGCGCTCGATTTGGGAAAGGAGGGGTCAGGAGAACGAGCAGAAACAGGAACAGACCGTATGATCCATTACTATGCGGTTTCTACGGGGTTGAAAGAGGCGGCTTTATTTTCCGTTCCGTTTAAACGAGCGCAGGATAGTATCGCTTCTGTGTTCGGGAACTCAGTACGGGTAGAACTGGACGAGCGGCGGATTGTGCGTTCAGTTGCGCCGCGAACGTATCATGTGGCATTGGATTTGCGCTGTGCCCGCGCGTCGGACTGA
- a CDS encoding prepilin peptidase, which translates to MIQTGMFSETGMFSVVVGSLILLYACYSDLKSRSVANEVWLLMIAVGIPIALYNVYLSGITFLIRFGFSLFFTFLLAYLFFYLNLFGGADAKALIGIAILIPINPLNASLIVDPLPFAITTLFNAAIISLIVPPSMFFYNLRHLRSKRLSENLNLAFIGYTMRIDALAEATHKHVRALHVYEEDGDAVEGDVKRKFVFGGLDLDDDMVEQLKTYRAQGKIDEEVWVTPELPYMLFITAGFFIALFYGNLILLILTALVPL; encoded by the coding sequence ATGATCCAAACAGGTATGTTCAGCGAAACAGGTATGTTCAGCGTAGTCGTCGGCTCACTTATTCTGCTGTACGCATGCTATTCAGACCTCAAGAGCAGGAGTGTCGCGAATGAAGTGTGGCTTCTCATGATCGCGGTCGGCATACCAATTGCCCTTTACAACGTCTATCTTTCGGGTATAACATTCCTCATCCGCTTCGGGTTCTCACTGTTCTTCACGTTTTTGCTCGCCTATCTCTTCTTCTATTTGAACCTCTTTGGCGGTGCGGACGCAAAGGCACTTATAGGTATCGCCATTCTCATCCCGATAAATCCTCTTAACGCTTCGCTGATAGTTGACCCCCTCCCTTTCGCCATCACCACGCTTTTCAATGCTGCTATAATCTCTCTGATTGTACCCCCGTCTATGTTCTTTTATAATCTGAGGCATTTACGGTCCAAACGGCTCAGCGAGAATCTCAACTTGGCATTCATCGGCTACACAATGCGTATTGACGCGCTTGCAGAAGCGACGCATAAGCATGTCAGAGCACTCCATGTGTATGAAGAGGATGGAGACGCGGTTGAAGGCGATGTGAAAAGGAAGTTCGTCTTTGGCGGTCTCGATCTGGATGATGATATGGTCGAACAGCTAAAAACGTATCGCGCGCAGGGAAAGATCGACGAAGAGGTATGGGTTACCCCGGAATTACCCTATATGCTCTTTATCACCGCTGGTTTCTTTATCGCGCTCTTCTACGGTAATTTGATTCTCCTTATTCTAACCGCTCTCGTTCCACTCTGA
- a CDS encoding response regulator: MNITGVLCNGDGIRNWNRRMDKGRAIMMNSSDSEVQTRKRRVLLIEDDESHAELIRRTFEDSSSVWDIHRVPCISDALQWMAENKMPYLVIADYLLPDGTALDLTKRAMCAEEVGFPLIIITGVGSEQLAVHALKSGVMDYLGKNPDELRDLPWRVERATREWKHIMKQKRVEEELEIYARELERATNELTEFTLIMANYIEGLDELGRECFACIRKTTGRTAELTEDLLTLSHLGRRFIETEQVDLNELIEEINSDLYVRIEEQGGEILAGKLPTISTQRFWMKELLITLIENGLSSKSVERPRVEITCDEREDAYRFKVSENSNGFDEKDLGRIFAASEELSPYDYAGANSRLNICKKIMDKFGSKISVESGPGERTTFCFALPKNNKGRL; the protein is encoded by the coding sequence ATGAATATTACCGGGGTGCTCTGCAATGGGGATGGCATACGGAATTGGAATAGAAGGATGGATAAGGGAAGAGCTATCATGATGAATTCCAGTGATTCCGAAGTACAAACCAGGAAAAGGCGGGTCCTCTTGATTGAGGATGATGAATCGCATGCCGAACTCATCCGCAGAACATTTGAGGATAGCAGTTCTGTGTGGGATATTCACCGGGTTCCGTGTATCAGTGATGCTTTGCAATGGATGGCCGAGAATAAAATGCCGTATCTCGTCATTGCCGATTATCTCCTGCCAGATGGTACTGCTCTGGATCTTACAAAACGAGCGATGTGTGCTGAAGAAGTGGGCTTCCCTCTCATCATTATTACCGGGGTTGGTTCTGAGCAATTGGCCGTCCACGCGCTCAAATCGGGCGTTATGGATTATTTAGGGAAGAACCCTGATGAGTTACGAGATCTGCCCTGGCGAGTGGAGCGTGCGACCCGCGAATGGAAGCATATCATGAAGCAGAAGCGAGTGGAAGAGGAGCTGGAGATCTATGCGCGGGAGTTGGAACGGGCAACGAACGAGTTAACGGAGTTTACGCTTATCATGGCAAATTATATTGAAGGTCTGGATGAGCTCGGACGGGAATGTTTTGCATGCATCCGAAAAACAACCGGAAGGACCGCGGAGCTGACCGAAGACCTCCTCACGTTGAGCCATCTAGGACGGCGATTCATTGAAACTGAACAGGTTGACCTGAATGAACTGATCGAGGAGATAAACTCCGATCTCTATGTACGAATCGAAGAGCAAGGGGGGGAAATACTTGCAGGAAAGTTACCAACCATTTCAACGCAGCGATTCTGGATGAAAGAACTTCTCATAACCCTGATTGAGAATGGATTGTCGTCAAAGAGCGTGGAGCGGCCCAGAGTAGAGATCACCTGTGACGAGCGAGAAGATGCGTATCGGTTCAAAGTGAGCGAGAACAGCAATGGGTTTGACGAGAAAGATCTAGGCCGTATTTTCGCCGCTTCGGAAGAATTGAGCCCGTATGACTACGCGGGCGCTAACTCGAGACTGAACATATGCAAAAAGATAATGGATAAGTTCGGTAGCAAGATCTCGGTGGAGAGCGGACCGGGAGAGCGCACCACGTTTTGCTTCGCTCTACCAAAGAATAATAAAGGCCGGCTTTGA
- a CDS encoding CBS domain-containing protein, with amino-acid sequence MKWSFQIGSIRGIPIKLHLTFLIILLFVIWLFAANDFPILGITIGFAAMNTSVLFKYLLGAVAAVLFFATLLFHELSHSFVAQSYGAKIQGITLFVIGGVSQMEEIPREPRMEAKISAAGPGLSLGIGIVSYAIYYLVGPVGRTTVGDVTVIEATITNAALIVIGILAFYNILLGFFNLIPAFPMDGGRILRAAFALRMPYIDATRRAVAVGKSFAFAMGIIGLFTFQFFLLLIAFFIYFGGTEEEKATVVSVTLEGVKVRNLMTSAPAVVYVPPDWTLDRLIGVMFETKHMGYPVQESQDSPVLGVITFSDVQQVPASEQSTTRVGDVMTREVITIHPDADAFDALKLMSMRNLGRLIVMADGQMQGIVSRTDIMRAIQFRGMYK; translated from the coding sequence ATGAAATGGTCGTTTCAAATAGGTAGTATCCGTGGAATACCGATAAAGCTGCACTTGACCTTCCTGATCATACTCCTGTTTGTTATCTGGCTATTCGCAGCGAACGATTTCCCCATACTGGGCATCACTATCGGGTTTGCTGCTATGAACACTTCGGTGCTGTTCAAGTATCTACTAGGGGCCGTTGCAGCGGTACTCTTTTTCGCAACGCTCCTCTTTCACGAGCTCAGTCACTCTTTTGTCGCGCAGAGTTATGGCGCGAAGATTCAGGGTATAACCCTGTTCGTCATCGGCGGCGTGTCTCAGATGGAGGAGATACCGCGAGAGCCACGAATGGAAGCAAAGATCTCGGCTGCGGGTCCCGGTCTGAGTCTGGGCATTGGTATTGTGTCCTATGCCATTTACTACCTCGTCGGGCCGGTGGGAAGGACAACCGTAGGAGATGTGACAGTGATCGAAGCCACCATCACGAATGCTGCACTCATCGTAATCGGTATACTCGCATTTTACAACATCCTACTTGGGTTCTTCAATCTCATCCCGGCATTTCCCATGGATGGCGGACGGATACTCCGCGCCGCATTCGCTCTACGTATGCCGTACATCGATGCAACCAGACGAGCAGTTGCAGTGGGCAAGAGTTTCGCGTTTGCTATGGGTATCATCGGACTCTTCACATTCCAGTTCTTCTTGCTTCTTATTGCCTTCTTCATCTACTTTGGCGGTACGGAAGAAGAGAAAGCGACGGTCGTCTCGGTTACTTTGGAAGGAGTCAAGGTCAGAAACCTTATGACAAGTGCTCCGGCGGTCGTCTACGTGCCGCCGGATTGGACGCTCGATCGGTTAATTGGCGTGATGTTCGAGACCAAGCACATGGGGTATCCGGTACAGGAAAGCCAGGATTCGCCCGTACTCGGTGTAATTACCTTCTCGGACGTACAGCAGGTACCCGCTTCGGAGCAGAGTACGACGCGGGTCGGGGACGTTATGACGCGCGAGGTGATTACCATCCATCCGGATGCTGATGCCTTTGATGCACTCAAACTCATGTCCATGAGAAATTTGGGTCGCCTGATCGTCATGGCGGACGGGCAGATGCAGGGTATTGTCTCCAGAACCGATATCATGCGGGCTATTCAGTTCCGGGGCATGTATAAGTGA